The Streptomyces kanamyceticus genome window below encodes:
- the eboE gene encoding metabolite traffic protein EboE, with translation MRFRHPDGSTVHLAYCTNVHPAETLDGVIAQLRDHCEPVRRRLGRDRIGIGLWLAKDAAHALVTDPAALRGLRTELDRRGLEVVTLNGFPYEGFGAEEVKYRVYKPDWTDPERLSHTTDLARLLATLLPDDVTEGTISTLPLAWRTPFDTVRAEAARTALTALAQRLDALAELTGRSIRIGLEPEPGCTVETTADAIAPLTAVGHDRIGICVDTCHLATSFEDPRTALDALTAAGIPVVKSQLSAALHAEHPHLPAVREALAAFDEPRFLHQTRTVNGTGLRGTDDLGEALTDHALPDTGPWRAHFHVPLHAAPAAPLTSTLPVLQDTLNRLVGGPRPLTRHLEVETYTWQALPPALRPRGRPQLAEGIAAELTLARDLLTDLGLKELP, from the coding sequence ATGCGCTTCCGGCACCCCGACGGCTCCACCGTCCACCTCGCGTACTGCACGAACGTGCACCCCGCGGAGACCCTCGACGGAGTCATCGCCCAGCTCCGCGACCACTGCGAGCCGGTGCGCAGACGCCTCGGCAGGGACCGCATCGGCATCGGCCTGTGGCTCGCCAAGGACGCCGCACACGCCCTGGTCACCGACCCCGCGGCGCTGCGCGGACTGCGCACCGAACTCGACCGGCGCGGCCTCGAAGTCGTCACGCTCAACGGCTTTCCCTATGAGGGCTTCGGCGCCGAAGAGGTCAAGTACCGCGTGTACAAACCGGACTGGACCGACCCGGAGCGCCTGTCCCACACCACCGACCTGGCGCGGCTGCTCGCGACCCTGCTCCCCGACGACGTCACCGAGGGCACCATCTCCACGCTCCCGCTCGCCTGGCGCACCCCCTTCGACACCGTCAGGGCCGAGGCGGCCCGCACCGCTCTCACCGCGCTCGCCCAACGCCTGGACGCACTCGCCGAGCTGACCGGACGCTCCATCCGGATCGGTCTCGAACCGGAGCCCGGCTGTACCGTCGAGACGACCGCCGACGCGATCGCCCCCCTCACCGCGGTCGGCCACGACCGCATCGGCATCTGTGTGGACACCTGCCACCTCGCCACCTCCTTCGAGGACCCGCGAACCGCTCTCGACGCCCTGACCGCCGCGGGCATCCCCGTCGTCAAATCGCAGCTCTCCGCCGCCCTGCACGCCGAACACCCCCATCTCCCCGCCGTGCGCGAGGCCCTCGCCGCCTTCGACGAACCCCGCTTCCTGCACCAGACCCGCACCGTCAACGGCACCGGGCTGCGCGGCACCGACGACCTCGGAGAAGCACTCACCGACCACGCACTGCCCGACACCGGTCCGTGGCGCGCACACTTCCACGTCCCCCTGCACGCGGCCCCCGCCGCACCGCTCACCTCCACGCTCCCCGTGCTCCAGGACACCCTGAACCGCCTCGTCGGCGGCCCGCGTCCGCTGACCCGTCATCTCGAGGTCGAGACCTACACCTGGCAGGCGCTGCCGCCCGCACTGCGCCCGCGTGGCCGCCCGCAGCTCGCCGAGGGCATCGCCGCGGAACTGACCCTCGCCCGTGACCTGCTCACGGACCTCGGCCTGAAGGAACTGCCATGA
- a CDS encoding TatD family hydrolase has product MRIFDPHIHMTSRTTDDYQAMYASGVRAVVEPAFWLGQPRTSPASFFDYFDSLLGWEPFRAAQYGIAHHCTIALNPKEANDPRCTPVLAALPRYLVKDNVVAVGEIGYDSMTPAEDTALAAQLQLAADHELPALVHTPHRDKLAGLRRTIDVVRESPLPLERVLIDHLNETTVKEAKDSGCWLGFSVYPDTKMDEERMIAILRAVGPEKVLVNSAADWGKSDPLKTRKVADAMLAAGYDEDDVDLVLWRNPVAFYGLSGRLVLDVAGTEATHEGNSILRGGA; this is encoded by the coding sequence ATGCGCATCTTCGATCCCCACATCCACATGACCTCCCGCACCACCGACGACTATCAGGCGATGTACGCCTCGGGTGTCCGCGCGGTCGTGGAGCCCGCCTTCTGGCTCGGCCAGCCCCGCACGTCGCCCGCGTCCTTCTTCGACTACTTCGACTCCCTCCTCGGCTGGGAACCCTTCCGCGCCGCCCAGTACGGAATCGCCCACCACTGCACGATCGCGCTCAACCCCAAGGAGGCGAACGACCCCCGCTGCACCCCTGTCCTCGCCGCGCTGCCCCGCTATCTCGTCAAGGACAACGTCGTCGCCGTGGGCGAGATCGGCTACGACTCCATGACGCCCGCCGAGGACACCGCGCTCGCCGCCCAGTTGCAACTGGCCGCCGACCACGAGCTGCCCGCGCTCGTGCACACCCCGCACCGCGACAAGCTCGCGGGGCTGCGCCGCACGATCGACGTCGTGCGCGAGTCCCCCCTGCCGTTGGAACGCGTCCTGATCGACCACCTCAACGAGACCACGGTCAAGGAGGCCAAGGACAGCGGCTGTTGGCTCGGCTTCTCCGTCTATCCCGACACCAAGATGGACGAAGAACGGATGATCGCGATCCTGCGCGCCGTCGGCCCGGAGAAGGTCCTGGTCAACTCGGCCGCCGACTGGGGCAAGAGCGACCCCCTCAAGACCCGCAAGGTCGCCGACGCGATGCTGGCCGCCGGGTATGACGAGGACGACGTCGATCTCGTGCTCTGGCGCAACCCCGTCGCCTTCTACGGGCTCAGCGGCCGCCTCGTCCTCGACGTCGCCGGTACGGAAGCGACCCACGAGGGAAACTCCATCCTGCGCGGCGGGGCGTGA
- a CDS encoding EboA domain-containing protein, whose product MTDTPGIAALRTRLESHLGGAARAWLDQATAEAAAFQAPGQGPSAQGDVPTWELRFAEAGRRCGPDHADAARILLLHMAAADPETLTRVYAQGTAAERRAVLHSLPHLVPGPEALPLVEDALRANDTRLVAAAVGPYAAEHLAPHDWRHAVLKCLFTGVPVEAVTDLARRAHGDAELARMLGDYANERTAAGRPVPGDLHRVLALTAPTARTTGEE is encoded by the coding sequence GTGACCGACACCCCCGGAATCGCCGCCCTCCGCACCCGCCTCGAATCCCATCTCGGCGGGGCCGCCCGCGCCTGGCTCGACCAGGCCACCGCCGAGGCCGCCGCCTTCCAGGCGCCAGGGCAGGGTCCTTCGGCGCAAGGGGACGTACCCACCTGGGAGCTGAGGTTCGCCGAAGCCGGACGCCGCTGCGGGCCTGACCACGCCGACGCCGCCCGCATCCTCCTCCTGCACATGGCCGCCGCCGACCCGGAGACCCTGACCCGCGTCTACGCCCAGGGCACCGCCGCCGAACGCCGTGCCGTCCTGCACTCCCTGCCCCATCTGGTGCCGGGCCCCGAAGCCCTTCCTCTGGTCGAGGACGCCCTGCGCGCCAACGACACCCGCCTGGTCGCCGCGGCCGTCGGCCCTTACGCCGCCGAGCACCTCGCCCCGCACGACTGGCGGCACGCCGTCCTCAAGTGCCTGTTCACCGGCGTACCCGTGGAGGCCGTCACCGATCTCGCACGGCGCGCCCACGGCGACGCCGAACTCGCCCGGATGCTCGGCGACTACGCGAACGAACGCACCGCAGCGGGCCGTCCCGTCCCGGGCGACCTGCACCGCGTCCTGGCCCTGACCGCCCCCACGGCCCGCACGACCGGCGAGGAGTAG
- a CDS encoding sugar phosphate isomerase/epimerase family protein: MSRGDVAIPVGRATPADSTTPRERTPHGNGTPPGELRFGYGTNGLTDLRLDDALGLLADLGYAGVGLTLDHMHLDPLAPDLAARTRHVARRLDRLGLTATVETGARYVLDPRHKHGPSLLDPDPERRADRVRLLIRAVRVAADLGAHAVHCFSGITPEGTDDETAWKRLADALGAVLDTASGAGVPLAIEPEPGHLLSSLADFHHLRHALGDPELLGLTLDIGHCQCLEPLPPADCVKAAAPWLRHVQIEDMRRGVHEHLPFGDGEIDFPPVLEALAATGYQGLTVVELPRHSHAGPQLAAHSIEFLRRAVEGGTP; encoded by the coding sequence ATGTCGCGTGGCGATGTCGCGATCCCCGTCGGTCGCGCGACGCCCGCCGACAGCACCACGCCCCGTGAACGCACACCGCACGGCAACGGCACGCCGCCCGGCGAACTCCGTTTCGGGTACGGGACCAACGGGCTCACCGACCTCCGTCTCGACGATGCCCTCGGTCTGCTCGCCGACCTCGGCTACGCGGGGGTCGGACTGACCCTCGACCACATGCACCTCGACCCCCTCGCCCCCGATCTCGCCGCCCGCACCCGGCACGTCGCCCGCAGACTCGACCGGCTCGGTCTCACCGCCACCGTCGAGACCGGCGCCCGCTATGTCCTCGACCCGCGCCACAAACACGGTCCCTCCCTTCTCGATCCCGATCCGGAACGGCGCGCCGACCGGGTCAGGCTGCTCATCCGGGCCGTCCGGGTCGCCGCCGACCTGGGCGCCCACGCCGTGCACTGCTTCAGCGGCATCACCCCCGAGGGCACGGACGACGAAACCGCCTGGAAACGCCTCGCCGACGCCCTCGGTGCGGTTCTCGACACCGCGTCCGGTGCCGGTGTTCCGCTCGCGATCGAGCCCGAGCCTGGTCATCTCCTTTCCTCACTCGCCGACTTCCATCACCTCCGCCACGCCCTCGGCGACCCCGAACTCCTCGGCCTCACTCTCGACATCGGCCACTGCCAGTGCCTCGAACCGCTCCCTCCCGCCGACTGCGTCAAGGCCGCCGCGCCCTGGCTGCGACACGTCCAGATCGAGGACATGCGCCGCGGCGTCCACGAACACCTGCCCTTCGGTGACGGCGAGATCGACTTCCCGCCCGTCCTCGAGGCGCTGGCAGCAACCGGCTACCAGGGGCTGACCGTCGTCGAACTGCCCCGCCACTCTCACGCGGGACCTCAACTCGCGGCCCACTCCATCGAGTTCCTGCGCCGCGCCGTCGAAGGAGGAACCCCGTGA
- a CDS encoding SCO3242 family prenyltransferase — protein MSTPRDWAELLRLPALFTVPGDALAGAAATGLRPNHRTLLAITSSLCLYEAGMALNDWADRADDAVERPERPLPSGRITPPAALAAATALTATGLTLASRAGRPALATATALAGTVWAYDLGLKHTPAGPVAMAAARGLDLVLGAVATRGGGGVGRGGGGGVGRCGAGAGAGAGAGAGVGLGAGAGAGAGAGAGRRGGEGAVPSAALSSAGVLAAHTLAVTAVSRREAQGGSTAAPLAALAVTTVLAQWVGRGPTPGLPSSRRLLPFPVGRRSAATFDLPGLPGAWSGPSGLGSLPSAVSSAAVTARSDERGTAVRALRGALAAAYVGTVAKPLFHAVLNPSPPLTQRAVGGGIRAMIPLQAALAARAGAAGTALLTAALAPAARKFARKVSVT, from the coding sequence ATGAGTACCCCGCGCGACTGGGCGGAACTGCTGCGCCTCCCTGCCCTGTTCACCGTCCCCGGCGACGCCCTCGCCGGGGCGGCGGCCACCGGTCTGCGCCCCAACCACCGCACCCTCCTCGCCATCACCTCCTCCCTCTGTCTGTACGAAGCGGGCATGGCCCTCAACGACTGGGCGGACCGGGCGGACGACGCCGTCGAACGCCCCGAACGCCCCCTGCCCTCCGGCCGCATCACCCCACCCGCCGCCCTCGCCGCGGCGACGGCCCTCACGGCGACGGGCCTGACCCTGGCCTCCCGCGCGGGCCGCCCCGCCCTCGCCACGGCCACCGCCCTGGCCGGCACGGTCTGGGCCTACGACCTGGGCCTCAAGCACACCCCCGCGGGTCCGGTGGCCATGGCGGCGGCACGAGGCCTTGATCTGGTGTTGGGGGCGGTGGCTACGAGGGGTGGTGGCGGTGTGGGGCGTGGTGGTGGCGGTGGCGTGGGCCGCTGTGGTGCGGGTGCGGGTGCGGGTGCGGGTGCGGGTGCGGGTGTGGGCTTGGGTGCTGGTGCTGGTGCTGGTGCTGGTGCTGGTGCCGGTCGCCGTGGGGGCGAGGGCGCGGTGCCGTCTGCCGCGCTGTCGTCCGCCGGGGTGCTTGCCGCCCATACCCTGGCGGTCACCGCGGTCTCCCGCCGCGAGGCCCAGGGTGGCTCCACGGCAGCGCCCCTTGCGGCACTCGCGGTGACCACGGTGCTGGCCCAGTGGGTGGGACGGGGCCCGACCCCCGGCCTGCCCTCGAGCCGACGCCTCCTCCCATTCCCGGTAGGCCGACGGTCTGCAGCCACCTTCGACCTGCCGGGCCTGCCAGGCGCGTGGAGCGGGCCGAGCGGTCTTGGCAGCCTGCCGAGCGCCGTTTCCTCGGCAGCGGTCACCGCCCGAAGCGACGAGCGAGGCACCGCTGTGCGCGCCCTGCGCGGCGCGCTCGCAGCCGCCTACGTCGGCACCGTCGCCAAGCCCCTGTTCCACGCCGTCCTCAATCCGTCACCGCCTCTCACCCAACGAGCCGTCGGCGGTGGGATCCGCGCCATGATCCCGCTGCAAGCCGCACTGGCCGCCCGCGCGGGCGCCGCGGGAACCGCCCTCCTGACCGCCGCACTCGCCCCCGCGGCCAGGAAGTTCGCACGGAAGGTGAGCGTGACATGA
- a CDS encoding inositol-3-phosphate synthase, with protein MSTSALSTSSVATPLVGVWLIGARGSVATTTVTGCAALAAGLHAPTGMVTETPPFTDCGLPTLSSLVFGGHDTTSCPLPKRAEELAAGGVLPHGLPSAVQAELAAADAEIRPGGPLPGDTRTDEELIDAFAADLRDFIHRRGLARAVVVNVASTEPLPADGDARLPASSLYAAAALRAGCPYVNFTPSTGLHHPSLADAAQASALPFAGRDGKTGQTLLRSVLGPMFAQRALAVRAWSGTNLLGGGDGAALADPAAAAAKNAGKERVLADTLGTTPEGEVHIDDVPSLGDWKTAWDHIAFDGFLGTRMVLQTTWQGCDSALAAPLILDLARLTSRAHERGLRGPLPSLAFYFKDPDDGPPAALGEQYAQLLDLARRLRETR; from the coding sequence GTGTCCACATCCGCGCTCTCTACTTCTTCCGTCGCGACGCCACTCGTCGGGGTCTGGCTGATCGGGGCGCGCGGTTCGGTCGCGACCACGACCGTCACCGGGTGCGCGGCCCTGGCGGCGGGACTGCACGCGCCGACCGGCATGGTCACCGAAACACCTCCCTTCACGGATTGCGGCCTGCCAACGTTGTCCTCGCTCGTCTTCGGCGGCCACGACACCACGAGCTGCCCCCTGCCCAAACGCGCCGAGGAACTGGCCGCGGGCGGCGTCCTGCCCCACGGCCTTCCCTCCGCGGTCCAGGCCGAACTGGCCGCCGCCGACGCCGAGATACGCCCCGGCGGGCCCCTGCCCGGCGACACCCGCACCGACGAGGAGCTGATCGACGCCTTCGCCGCGGACCTGCGAGACTTCATCCACCGCCGGGGCCTTGCCCGCGCGGTCGTGGTCAACGTCGCCTCCACGGAGCCGCTCCCCGCGGACGGCGACGCGCGACTGCCCGCCAGTTCCCTCTACGCCGCGGCCGCGCTCCGGGCCGGCTGCCCCTACGTGAACTTCACCCCCTCGACGGGGCTGCACCACCCCTCTCTCGCCGATGCCGCACAAGCTTCCGCACTGCCCTTTGCCGGACGCGACGGCAAGACAGGACAGACCCTCCTCCGCTCGGTACTCGGCCCGATGTTCGCCCAGCGCGCGCTCGCCGTACGGGCCTGGTCCGGCACCAACCTCCTCGGCGGCGGAGACGGCGCGGCCCTCGCCGACCCGGCCGCCGCCGCCGCGAAGAACGCGGGCAAGGAACGCGTCCTCGCCGACACCCTCGGCACCACCCCCGAGGGCGAGGTCCACATCGACGACGTGCCTTCGCTCGGCGACTGGAAGACGGCCTGGGACCACATCGCCTTCGACGGGTTCCTCGGCACCCGCATGGTCCTGCAGACCACCTGGCAGGGCTGCGACTCGGCCCTCGCGGCCCCCCTGATCCTGGACCTTGCCCGCCTCACCTCCCGCGCCCACGAACGCGGCCTGCGCGGCCCCCTCCCCTCCCTCGCCTTCTACTTCAAGGACCCCGACGACGGCCCTCCCGCCGCACTCGGCGAGCAGTACGCCCAGCTGCTCGACCTCGCGCGGCGCCTGCGGGAGACCCGATGA
- a CDS encoding ThuA domain-containing protein, producing the protein MRRRARLMTATAAAALLIGCASGPAASRPGPDRSKEGERVLVFSKTAGFRHDSIPTGVATVKELGAANGFAVDATEDATAFTAKNLARYDAVVWLSTTGDVLNAAQQTAFETYIRGGGAYVGVHAAADTEYDWPFYGGLAGAYFQSHPAIQPAKVQVEDHAHPATAHLGAGTWDRTDEWYNYRANPRDKARVLASLDESSYTGGTMSGDHPIAWCQSDYQGGRSFYTGGGHTKESYAEPAFRQHLLGGIRWAVGAAQADCRPEKGYTPIFDGTSASLEGWKQAGPGSFALKEEDGTLTTTGGMGMLWYDRRELGSYSLKLDWKMTGDDNSGIFVGFPPSDDPWSAVNNGYEIQIDATDVPEKTTGSVYGFQSADLKKRDKALNPPGKWNTYEIRVEGERLRVYLNGVKINDFTNSDPARSLRQGHIGIQNHGDADEVSFRDIRLKDLPARHSGPPAPTTSGAGR; encoded by the coding sequence ATGCGCAGACGCGCACGGCTCATGACCGCGACCGCGGCGGCCGCACTTCTCATCGGGTGCGCCTCGGGCCCCGCGGCCTCACGACCGGGACCGGACCGGAGCAAGGAGGGGGAGCGGGTCCTGGTCTTCTCCAAGACCGCGGGATTCAGGCACGACTCGATTCCCACCGGCGTCGCGACCGTCAAGGAACTCGGTGCCGCGAACGGCTTCGCCGTCGACGCGACCGAGGACGCGACCGCCTTCACGGCCAAGAACCTCGCGCGGTACGACGCCGTGGTCTGGCTCTCCACCACCGGTGACGTGCTGAACGCCGCGCAGCAGACGGCGTTCGAGACGTACATCCGGGGCGGCGGCGCCTACGTCGGCGTGCACGCGGCCGCCGACACCGAGTACGACTGGCCCTTCTACGGGGGGCTCGCGGGCGCGTACTTCCAGTCGCACCCCGCGATCCAGCCCGCGAAGGTCCAGGTGGAGGACCACGCGCACCCGGCCACGGCCCACCTGGGCGCGGGCACCTGGGACCGCACCGACGAGTGGTACAACTACCGCGCCAACCCCCGGGACAAGGCCCGCGTCCTCGCCTCGCTCGACGAGTCGTCGTACACCGGCGGCACGATGTCGGGCGACCATCCCATCGCCTGGTGCCAGAGCGACTACCAGGGCGGCCGCTCCTTCTACACCGGCGGCGGCCACACCAAGGAGTCCTACGCCGAACCGGCCTTCCGTCAGCACCTGCTCGGCGGAATCCGCTGGGCGGTCGGCGCGGCCCAGGCCGACTGCCGCCCGGAGAAGGGCTACACGCCGATCTTCGACGGCACGTCGGCCTCCCTGGAGGGCTGGAAACAGGCGGGCCCCGGCTCCTTCGCGCTGAAGGAGGAAGACGGGACGCTGACGACCACCGGCGGGATGGGCATGCTCTGGTACGACCGGCGCGAGCTCGGCTCGTACTCGCTCAAGCTCGACTGGAAGATGACCGGCGACGACAACTCCGGCATCTTCGTGGGCTTCCCGCCCTCCGACGACCCCTGGTCCGCCGTCAACAACGGCTACGAGATCCAGATCGACGCCACCGACGTCCCCGAGAAGACCACGGGCTCCGTCTACGGCTTCCAGTCCGCCGACCTGAAGAAGCGGGACAAGGCCCTCAACCCGCCGGGGAAGTGGAACACCTACGAGATCCGTGTCGAGGGCGAGCGCCTTCGCGTCTACCTCAACGGCGTGAAGATCAACGATTTCACCAACTCCGATCCGGCGCGCAGCCTGCGCCAAGGGCACATCGGCATCCAGAACCACGGTGACGCCGACGAGGTCTCCTTCCGCGACATCCGGCTGAAGGACCTGCCCGCGCGCCACTCCGGTCCACCCGCCCCGACCACCTCGGGCGCGGGTCGCTAG
- a CDS encoding PQQ-dependent sugar dehydrogenase translates to MHRKRLRLHKALALATGALLTGASLAIAVPQAGAAPAEPPAKAAPVAEDFQQVTLAKGAPETGEPMTLTVLPDRSVLHTSRDGTLRLTDAAGNTKVAGKIPVYSHDEEGLQGVGLDPKFSENRAIYLYYAPPLDTPAGDAPENGTAEDFKKFDGVNRLSRFVLKADGTLDNASEKKVLDVPASRGTCCHVGGDIDFDKDGNLYLSTGDDSNPFASDGFTPIDERADRNPAFDARRSAGNTNDLRGKILRVKVADDGSYTVPDGNLFAKGTEKTRPEIYAMGFRNPFRMSVDKPTGIVYVGDYGPDAGAADPKRGPAGQVEFARVTKAGNFGWPFCTGKNDAYVDYDFATKTSGAAFDCAAPKNESRHNTGLTDLPPAQEAWIPYDGGSLPEFGSGSESPMGGPVYRYDAANTSPVKFPEAYDGDFFAGEFGRRWIKRIEQGADGTVSKINPFPWTGTQVMDMEFGPDGALYVLDYGTAWFGGDENSGLYRIENATEGHSPVVEASTSKTSGQAPLRTNFTAKATDAEGGTLTYAWDFGDGGKSTQQNPTYTYKKNGVYTATVTVKDSTGRTGSASAHLTVGNTAPKVTLELPADGQLFTFGDKVPFKVKVSDPEDGAIDCAKVKVTHILGHDSHGHPVTSANGCSGTIQTSADGEHDPNANIFGVFDAEYTDKGANGQPALTTHDQNVVQPRHRQAEHYGDSKGVSVVNHTPAHGGKTVGDIHNGDWVSFKPYVLGNATKLTARVASAGSGGTLEVRSGSATGRLLGTAKVTPTGSWETYADVSTAISKPPKTTTTLFLVFKGAGSGALYDVDDFTFTTS, encoded by the coding sequence GTGCACAGGAAACGCCTGAGACTCCACAAAGCCCTGGCCCTGGCCACCGGCGCGCTGCTCACCGGCGCCTCACTGGCCATCGCCGTACCCCAGGCGGGCGCCGCCCCCGCGGAACCGCCCGCGAAGGCCGCCCCCGTCGCCGAGGACTTCCAGCAGGTCACCCTCGCCAAGGGCGCGCCGGAGACGGGCGAGCCCATGACGCTCACCGTGCTCCCCGACCGCTCGGTCCTGCACACCTCGCGCGACGGCACGCTGCGCCTCACCGACGCCGCGGGCAACACCAAGGTCGCGGGCAAGATACCGGTCTACTCGCACGACGAAGAGGGCCTCCAAGGCGTCGGCCTCGACCCGAAGTTCAGCGAGAACCGCGCGATCTACCTCTACTACGCGCCGCCGCTCGACACCCCGGCGGGCGACGCCCCCGAGAACGGCACCGCCGAGGACTTCAAGAAGTTCGACGGCGTCAACCGCCTCTCCCGCTTCGTCCTGAAGGCCGACGGCACCCTCGACAACGCCAGCGAGAAGAAGGTCCTCGACGTCCCCGCGAGCCGCGGCACCTGCTGCCACGTCGGCGGCGACATCGACTTCGACAAGGACGGCAACCTCTACCTCTCGACCGGCGACGACTCCAACCCCTTCGCCTCCGACGGCTTCACCCCCATCGACGAGCGCGCCGACCGCAACCCCGCCTTCGACGCGCGGCGCAGCGCGGGCAACACCAACGACCTGCGCGGCAAGATCCTGCGCGTCAAGGTCGCCGACGACGGCTCCTACACCGTCCCGGACGGCAACCTCTTCGCCAAGGGCACCGAGAAGACCCGCCCCGAGATCTACGCGATGGGCTTCCGCAACCCCTTCCGGATGAGCGTCGACAAGCCGACGGGCATCGTCTACGTCGGTGACTACGGGCCCGACGCGGGCGCGGCCGACCCCAAGCGCGGCCCCGCGGGCCAGGTCGAGTTCGCCCGGGTGACCAAGGCGGGCAACTTCGGCTGGCCGTTCTGCACCGGCAAGAACGACGCCTACGTCGACTACGACTTCGCGACGAAGACCTCCGGCGCCGCCTTCGACTGCGCGGCGCCGAAGAACGAATCGCGGCACAACACGGGCCTGACCGACCTGCCGCCCGCGCAGGAGGCCTGGATTCCGTACGACGGCGGCTCCCTCCCCGAGTTCGGCAGCGGCTCCGAGTCCCCGATGGGCGGACCCGTCTACCGCTACGACGCCGCGAACACCTCGCCGGTGAAGTTCCCCGAGGCCTACGACGGCGACTTCTTCGCGGGCGAGTTCGGCCGACGCTGGATCAAGCGCATCGAGCAGGGCGCGGACGGCACCGTCTCGAAGATCAACCCGTTCCCGTGGACCGGCACCCAGGTCATGGACATGGAGTTCGGCCCCGACGGCGCGCTCTACGTCCTGGACTACGGCACCGCCTGGTTCGGCGGCGACGAGAACTCCGGCCTCTACCGCATCGAGAACGCCACCGAGGGCCACTCCCCGGTCGTCGAGGCGAGCACCTCCAAGACGAGTGGGCAGGCGCCGCTGCGGACCAATTTCACCGCCAAGGCCACGGACGCCGAGGGCGGCACGCTCACCTACGCCTGGGACTTCGGAGACGGCGGCAAGTCGACCCAGCAGAACCCCACGTACACGTACAAGAAGAACGGCGTCTACACGGCGACCGTGACCGTCAAGGACTCCACCGGGCGCACCGGTTCGGCGAGCGCACACCTCACCGTCGGCAACACCGCACCCAAGGTGACCCTCGAACTCCCCGCCGACGGCCAGCTGTTCACCTTCGGCGACAAGGTGCCCTTCAAGGTGAAGGTGAGCGACCCGGAGGACGGCGCGATCGACTGCGCCAAGGTCAAGGTCACCCACATCCTCGGCCACGACAGCCACGGCCACCCGGTGACCTCCGCGAACGGCTGCTCGGGCACCATCCAGACTTCGGCCGACGGTGAGCACGACCCGAACGCCAACATCTTCGGGGTCTTCGACGCCGAGTACACCGACAAGGGCGCGAACGGCCAGCCCGCGCTGACCACCCACGACCAGAACGTCGTCCAGCCCCGGCACCGGCAGGCCGAGCACTACGGCGACTCCAAGGGCGTCTCGGTCGTGAACCACACCCCGGCGCACGGCGGCAAGACCGTCGGCGACATCCACAACGGCGACTGGGTCTCGTTCAAGCCGTACGTCCTCGGCAACGCCACCAAGCTGACCGCGCGCGTCGCGTCCGCGGGCTCCGGCGGCACCCTGGAGGTGCGCAGCGGCTCGGCGACCGGCAGGCTGCTCGGCACCGCGAAGGTCACGCCGACCGGCTCGTGGGAGACGTACGCGGACGTCAGCACCGCCATCTCCAAGCCGCCCAAGACGACCACGACCCTGTTCCTGGTCTTCAAGGGCGCGGGCAGCGGTGCGCTCTACGACGTGGACGACTTCACCTTCACCACCAGCTGA
- a CDS encoding sugar phosphate isomerase/epimerase family protein, which produces MPRRFTLFTGQWADLPLEEVCSLASDFGYDGLELACWGDHFEVDKALADPGYLAGRHALLDKYGLKCWAISNHLVGQAVCDAIIDERHRAILPDRIWGDGEAEGVRQRAAAEIADTARAAAAFGVDTVVGFTGSAIWHLVAMFPPAPDAMIERGYEDFAERWNPILDVFDAEGVRFAHEVHPSEIAYDYWTTHKALEAVGHRTAFGLNFDPSHFVWQDLDPVGFLYDFRDRIYHVDCKEARRRLDGRNGRLGSHLPWGDPRRGWDFVSAGHGDVPWEDVFRMLRSIDYAGPVSVEWEDAGMDRLQGAPEALRRLKAFDFEPPTASFDAAFSS; this is translated from the coding sequence ATGCCCCGTAGGTTCACGCTCTTCACCGGCCAGTGGGCCGATCTGCCGCTCGAAGAGGTCTGCTCGCTCGCCAGCGACTTCGGCTACGACGGTCTCGAACTCGCCTGCTGGGGCGACCACTTCGAGGTCGACAAGGCCCTTGCGGACCCCGGCTACCTCGCGGGCAGGCACGCCCTGCTCGACAAGTACGGCCTCAAGTGCTGGGCGATCTCCAACCACCTGGTGGGCCAGGCCGTCTGCGACGCGATCATCGACGAGCGCCACCGGGCGATCCTGCCCGACCGCATCTGGGGCGACGGCGAAGCGGAGGGCGTGCGGCAGCGGGCCGCCGCCGAGATCGCGGACACCGCGCGGGCCGCGGCCGCCTTCGGCGTCGACACCGTCGTCGGCTTCACGGGTTCGGCGATCTGGCACCTGGTCGCGATGTTCCCGCCCGCTCCCGATGCCATGATCGAGCGCGGCTACGAGGACTTCGCCGAGCGCTGGAACCCGATCCTGGACGTCTTCGACGCCGAGGGCGTCCGCTTCGCCCACGAGGTGCATCCGTCCGAGATCGCGTACGACTACTGGACCACGCACAAGGCCCTGGAGGCAGTTGGCCACCGCACGGCCTTCGGCCTGAACTTCGACCCCTCGCACTTCGTGTGGCAGGACCTCGACCCGGTCGGCTTCCTCTACGACTTCCGCGACCGGATCTACCACGTGGACTGCAAGGAGGCCCGGCGCCGCCTGGACGGCCGCAACGGCAGGCTCGGCTCCCACCTGCCGTGGGGCGATCCGCGCCGCGGCTGGGACTTCGTGTCGGCGGGGCACGGCGACGTGCCGTGGGAGGACGTCTTCCGCATGCTGCGGTCGATCGACTACGCGGGCCCGGTCTCGGTGGAGTGGGAGGACGCGGGCATGGACCGCCTCCAGGGCGCGCCCGAGGCGCTCAGGCGTCTGAAGGCGTTCGACTTCGAGCCGCCGACCGCGTCGTTCGACGCGGCGTTCAGCAGCTAG